Within Treponema primitia ZAS-1, the genomic segment AAGGCTTTAGCTATCTTTTTCGAATGAAAGTGAAAAATTCATCTAACTCCTTGGGGCCGCAGCGGGATCAACCGAAACATTATTTTGATATACCAGGAAGAACAGCTGCGGTTTTTCCGACAACGCGTCCATACCCAAGCGTCCTAATTCTGTTCCCGGATTAACCCGGTCGCCCTCTCTTACGGATAAACTTTCACAACCGCCGTAAACGTACAAATAACCTCCTGTAACTTGAATTATGGTAACCTTCCCAAATCCCCTATAGGGTCCCGCGGATATTACCACCCCCTGGGTCAGACTTTTTACCGGTTCATTCCGTTCTCCAAGGAGGACAACCCCGTTTAACTTTCCGGTCATATAGGCCATTTCCCGGGCAACAATAGGCCAGGGTACGGACATATCAATGGTTCGACTCACGGTGGAACGGATTTCTGTCCCGGTAATAGTTTCTATCGGAGGAATTATAGGAACCGGTCCGGAAAGTACCGGCCCGGGTGATCCGGTTTGGGGGATATGCAAAACATCCCCTATTTTCAGGGTATATCTTTCTGAAAGTCCATTGGCCGAGAGAAGGGTTTGCATGGAAACTCCATACTGCCGGGCTATACCGTAAAGGGTTTCACCCCGGGTAACCCGATGATCCGTAACCCGGTGGTCTATTGAAGAGACCGACGCAGTACCGGGAATACGGATCCGCTGACCAACCCGAATTCTCCCCGCATTATCAATACCGTTAAGATTCAGAATCTCCTGAAAGTTAACCCCATAGGTACGGGCCAATGAATAGATGGTATCACCCCCCTGGACAATATGGATTGTTTCCTCCGCGGGAAGCTTCGCTGGAAAAACAACAGCTGCCAGAACCGCCGAGACCACTAAAATCAGCCATGAAAAACGAAACCGAAGATTCATATTCGTCCATTATCGGCAAGTTTTTCATTTTTTATAACCCTGTCACTGCAATATATATCCGATAAATACTCCGAGTACAAGTTTGTTTTAGTAAAATC encodes:
- a CDS encoding M23 family metallopeptidase; the encoded protein is MNLRFRFSWLILVVSAVLAAVVFPAKLPAEETIHIVQGGDTIYSLARTYGVNFQEILNLNGIDNAGRIRVGQRIRIPGTASVSSIDHRVTDHRVTRGETLYGIARQYGVSMQTLLSANGLSERYTLKIGDVLHIPQTGSPGPVLSGPVPIIPPIETITGTEIRSTVSRTIDMSVPWPIVAREMAYMTGKLNGVVLLGERNEPVKSLTQGVVISAGPYRGFGKVTIIQVTGGYLYVYGGCESLSVREGDRVNPGTELGRLGMDALSEKPQLFFLVYQNNVSVDPAAAPRS